The Arachis duranensis cultivar V14167 unplaced genomic scaffold, aradu.V14167.gnm2.J7QH unplaced_Scaffold_232527, whole genome shotgun sequence genome contains a region encoding:
- the LOC127744249 gene encoding uncharacterized protein LOC127744249, whose product MILFNSMEDLKHSLLYTTLELQQTRAAVHEELKKRDEQLLILKDLLNKTIRERDEANDKCQRLLLEKLLLQQHNNNGAAPVSGISSIEDDHRRNNNNNNNINTTSSDCEESIVSSPVIEHHLSATESAMIEAVTPTGPLPEKGKLLQAVMKAGPLLQTLLLAGPLPQWRHPPPPLESFEIPPVTIPSPPLLHQDVNSSRKREFCDASESSPIETKYQRVALH is encoded by the coding sequence AtgattcttttcaattcaatgGAGGACCTCAAACACTCTCTTCTATACACCACTCTGGAGCTTCAACAAACTAGAGCTGCAGTTCATGAGGAACTCAAGAAGAGAGATGAACAACTCCTCATCCTCAAGGATCTGCTCAACAAGACCATCAGAGAAAGAGATGAAGCCAATGACAAATGccagagacttctcttggagaagcttcttcttcagcaaCACAATAATAATGGTGCTGCTCCTGTCTCTGGAATCTCAAGCATTGAAGATGACCACAGaagaaacaacaacaacaacaacaacatcaacaccACCTCATCAGACTGTGAAGAAAGCATTGTGTCATCACCAGTGATTGAGCACCACTTGTCAGCAACAGAGTCTGCCATGATTGAAGCAGTGACACCAACAGGGCCACTTCCAGAAAAGGGTAAGCTGTTGCAGGCAGTGATGAAAGCAGGTCCTCTGCTTCAAACCCTACTTCTTGCAGGCCCACTCCCTCAATGGAGACACCCTCCACCGCCCCTTGAGTCCTTTGAGATTCCACCTGTCACTATTCCTTCACCACCATTACTCCATCAAGATGTTAACAGCAGCAGAAAAAGAGAATTTTGTGATGCCTCTGAGTCTTCTCCAATTGAGACCAAGTACCAAAGGGTTGCACTTCACTGA